Genomic window (Pseudomonas sp. MM211):
GGCGCGCAGTTGTACCAGGCTGGGGGTCACCACCGGCACGAAGGCCGATTCTCGCCAGCGCCTGGCAAAACCATCGCCATGAGGCTGCAGATAGGCGCGCCCACCACTGGCCTGCAGTTCCAGTTGCAGAGCTTCGGCCACGCGCTCGGCCAGGCCGATGCGCAGGGCGAACAGCGCCGATGGCTGAGCGAGGAAGGTACCGTCATGCAGCCCCTGTTCCAGGCGCAGGCGTTCGAGGCTCAGGGTGCTCGCCAGTTGTTCGTATTCGCCATGCAGGATCGAGCGCTGCGCCAGCGCCCCACGTACCTCGGCCAGGGCGCGCTGTGCCAGGCCAATCGACAGCCCGCACTGCAGGCCCAGGAACGCCGGGCGTACCTGCGGAAGAAAGCGCCGCGCGTCAGCAGCGATCAGCCATTCACGCGGCAGCTGCGCCTGATGCAATTGCAGCGCAGCGGTGTTGCTGGACTGCAGGCCGAGCAGTTGCAAGTCTTCACTGCGCTCGACACCGCTCAGATCTCCCGGAAATGCCGCCACGAACGGCTGGGCACCCGGCAGATCGATTGCTGCCGCCACCACGAAACCGCTCTTGCGCAGGTTGGTGACCCAGGGCAGCCGTCCATTCAGCGTCCAGCCGTCACGGGTGGGCGTAGCACTGACGCCCAGCTCCTCGATCCCCGACAGGTACTTCATGGCATTCGACAGCCCGGTGGCGCCGGCCTGTTCGCCATTGAGCAGCGCAGGCAGCAGGCGCTCGCTCAGCGCCGGATTGTCGCCCTGCAGCAGATACTCGATGAACGCCCGCTGACCCCAGAACACGAAGGCGGCCGTCAGTGAATGGCTGGCTACATCGGCGACCGCGCGCAAAGCGTCGACCACATGGCCACCTTCGCCGCCCAGCGCTTTCGGCACGCCAAGGCGCAGCACACCGGCAGCCGCCAGTTGCGGCAGCACGGCCTCGGCATCGCACTGGCCGCAGTCCAGCGAACCGGCCTGTTCGTCGAGCCAGCGGCTCAGGTTGGCATCCAGCATGGCGAAACCTCCTCTGCGGCTCACGCGCCGGCCTGATCCCAACGATAACGCTCCAGTTCCGGGTTGAGCGGCGTGTGGGCGAAGCTGTTGGCGAAGTTGCACAAGGTGGCCAGGCTCACCCCGAGAATCACCTCCAAGGCCTGGCCCTCGGTGAAGCCTGCCTCGAGAAAGGCCTGGTACGCCGCGTCGCTGACATTGCCGCGGGTGGCGATGACCTCGCGGGTGAACTGAGCGAGGGTTTCGTAACGGGCATCCGGCAGCTCGCCGCGGGCACGTAGCGCTTCGACGACCTCGGCAGGCAGCTTGGCCTTGTTGCTGGCGACCGCCGTGTGGCCGGCAACGCAGAAGGCGCAGCCGTGGGTGGTCGCGGCGATCAGCTGAATCACCTCGCGCTCGGCGAGGCCCAGGCTGGCCTTGCCATTCAGGCCGGAGACGGTGACGTAGGTTTCCAGTGCGGCCGGCGCATTGGCGAGCACCGCCAGCAGGTTGGGAACGAACCCGGAAGCGGCCTGGGCGTTGCGCAGAAAAGGCTGGGCCTCTACGGGAGCGGTTTCCACGGTATGCAAGGTCACGCGAGACATGGGATAACTCCAGGGTTGAGCGAATTGCCATCCATTTTCTTGGTTATAAGAAAACCCAACAATATGAGAAAGTCGCTATTACTTGCTCTTGAGTCTTTTCATTAGATGAATTCGTCCCTGCCCCCTTTTGAATGGTTATTAGAGAGCCTGGAGCTGGACGCCAGCCTGTTTCATGTCGGCCGTTATTGCGGCAACTGGCAGGCCAGTACTCATGGCCTGGCCAGAGCCAGTTTCCATGTGCTGTTGCACGGCGACTGCTGGCTGCACCTCGACGAGGGCGTCGAGCCCGTGGAGCTGCGTGCGGGCGATGCCGTGTTCCTGCTCCATGACATTCACTATCGCCTGTCCAATGCAGCGGATGCCGATGCTGCGCGCTGCAGCCCCAAGGTCGCGATGCAACCGCTGCAGCAACAGGCCCGTGAGGGTGTCGGTCTGGTTTGCGGATTCTTCCATTTCCGCCCTGGCCTGAGCAGCCTGATCCTGCAGGCGTTGCCAGCCTTTCTGGTACTGCGTGCCGGTGATCCATCGCTGAGTGCGGCGCGCAGGCTGTTCGAGCTGATTCTCGACGAGTGCGCGCGCGGCGATGGCCCTTCCGATGCCTTCCTCGAACGGCTCAGTCACCTGCTGTTTCTCTACGTCCTGCGCGAACAAGGCCAGGCCGAGCAACTCGGAGGCCTGCTGGGCCTGGCGCGTCAGCCCCAGTTCAGCGCGCTGATCGAACAGCTCATCGCGCGCCCCGAACACAGCTGGCCCATGGAGGAAATGGCCAGCTACACCGGGCTGTCGCGCTCGGCGTTTTGCAAGCGCTTTCAGGAACTCTCGGGAACCTCGCCCGGGCAGATGCTGATCAGCCTGCGGATTCGTCAGGCCACCCGCCTACTCAAGCAAGGAGTCGCCGTGGCAGACGTCGCCGAAGCCGTGGGCTATCAGTCGGTCGCGGCCTTCACTCGGGCGTTCGCCAAGGTCACCGGCATATTGCCAGGAGCATTTCGCAAACAGTTCAACGGTGCTACGACACCCTAGAAATAAAAACGCCGACAGAAGCGAGGCTTCTGTCGGCGTTTTGGTCAGCGAGGGTGAGCTCGCAGCGTTTTAAAAAGCCGGGACTACAGCACCGGAGTACTTCTTCTCGATAAAGGCTTTCACGTCCGGGCTGGTCAGTGCGTCAGCCAGTTTCTTGATGCTTTCGCTGTTCTGGTTGTCCGGGCGTGCTACCAGGTAGTTCACGTACGGCGAATCCTTGTTTTCCAGCACCAAGGCATCCTTGTTCGGATTGAGCTTGGCTTCCAGCGCATAGTTGGTGTTGATCAGCGCCAGGTCGACCTGATCCAGCACGCGAGGCAGCATGGCCGCTTCGAGCTGCTTGAACTTGAAGTTGTGCGGGTTGGTGGCCAGATCCTTCGGCGTTGCCTGGATGTTGGCCGGGTCTTTCAGGGTCAGCAGACCCGCGTGTTGCAGCAGTTGCAGCGCACGGCCACTGTTGCTGGCCTCGTTGGGGATGGCGATGGTGGCGCCGTCCGGCAATTCTTTCAGGCTCTTGTACTTGCGCGAATAGCCGCCGAAGGGCTCGACGTGTACGCCCTTGACGATCACCAGGTGGGTGCCGCGGCTTTCATTGAAGCTGTCCAGATACGGTTTGGTCTGGAAGTAGTTGGCATCGAGTTGCTTCTGCTCGACCTGCAGGTTGGGCTGCACGTAATCAGTGAAAACCTTGATCTGCAGATCAATGCCCTGCTCGGCCAGCTTCGGCTTGATCAGCTCGAGAATCTCGGCATGGGGAACCGGCGTTGCCGCTACGGTGAGTTTTTCAGCGGCGAATGCCTGGGTAGCCAGGACGGAGGCCAATGCAGCCAACAGAAGCGTTTTTTTCATGATTATTCTCGGTAGTTGCCGGTGGATCGACATCGGCATGGTGGTGGTCGGCCGCACAGGGTAGGACGGCGCGCTGAAGATACGGCGCACAGATATACGATGAAAATACTTTTAATTCATTCCTATATTTCTTTTGAGAATAAGCAGAAGCTTACGCACTTGTTGTGTTTCGGGCTGTCACTTCTAAAGTGATATTCATCCTCCTTTTCGGCAGTGAATCCCCCCATGATCAGTGAAGCTCTGAGCCGATTCGAGCGTCTCGAACTGGTACCCCATGCCACCCCGCTGCAGCACTTGGTGCGGCTCTCACACCACATAGGCCGGGACATATACGTCAAACGTGATGACCTCACCCTGTTTGCCCTTGGCGGCAACAAGGCGCGCAAATTGGAGTATCTCGGGGCCGATGCATTGACGCAGCAAGCCGATACGCTGATCACTGCGGGTGCGATCCAGTCCAATCACGTACGCCAGACTGCGGCACTGGCTGCCAAGCTAGGCCTGGCCTGCGTCGCCTTGCTGGAAAACCCTATCGATACCCAGGAGCAGAATTACCTGCACAACGGCAACCGTCTGCTGCTGGATCTGTTCGGCACGCGAGTGGAAATTGTCGACAACCTGGAAGAGCCGGACATCATGCTGATGGCCAAGGCAGATCGCCTGCGTGCCACCGGCAAGCACCCTTACGTGATCCCTATTGGCGGATCCAATGCGCTGGGTACGTTGGGCTACGTCAAGGCTGGGCTAGAGTTCGCTGAGCAAGTCAATGCGCTGGGCCTCGATAGCGGCACTGTGGTACTGGCTTCCGGGAGCGGCGCAACTCATGCGGGCATGGCGCTGGCGTTAGCCCATGTTCTGCCCGATTGGCGTGTACTCGGCATTACCGTCTCGCGGCCTGCTGACTTGCAACGCCCCA
Coding sequences:
- a CDS encoding acyl-CoA dehydrogenase family protein, with amino-acid sequence MLDANLSRWLDEQAGSLDCGQCDAEAVLPQLAAAGVLRLGVPKALGGEGGHVVDALRAVADVASHSLTAAFVFWGQRAFIEYLLQGDNPALSERLLPALLNGEQAGATGLSNAMKYLSGIEELGVSATPTRDGWTLNGRLPWVTNLRKSGFVVAAAIDLPGAQPFVAAFPGDLSGVERSEDLQLLGLQSSNTAALQLHQAQLPREWLIAADARRFLPQVRPAFLGLQCGLSIGLAQRALAEVRGALAQRSILHGEYEQLASTLSLERLRLEQGLHDGTFLAQPSALFALRIGLAERVAEALQLELQASGGRAYLQPHGDGFARRWRESAFVPVVTPSLVQLRAELQKKAAQVSA
- a CDS encoding AraC family transcriptional regulator, which encodes MNSSLPPFEWLLESLELDASLFHVGRYCGNWQASTHGLARASFHVLLHGDCWLHLDEGVEPVELRAGDAVFLLHDIHYRLSNAADADAARCSPKVAMQPLQQQAREGVGLVCGFFHFRPGLSSLILQALPAFLVLRAGDPSLSAARRLFELILDECARGDGPSDAFLERLSHLLFLYVLREQGQAEQLGGLLGLARQPQFSALIEQLIARPEHSWPMEEMASYTGLSRSAFCKRFQELSGTSPGQMLISLRIRQATRLLKQGVAVADVAEAVGYQSVAAFTRAFAKVTGILPGAFRKQFNGATTP
- a CDS encoding carboxymuconolactone decarboxylase family protein, which codes for MSRVTLHTVETAPVEAQPFLRNAQAASGFVPNLLAVLANAPAALETYVTVSGLNGKASLGLAEREVIQLIAATTHGCAFCVAGHTAVASNKAKLPAEVVEALRARGELPDARYETLAQFTREVIATRGNVSDAAYQAFLEAGFTEGQALEVILGVSLATLCNFANSFAHTPLNPELERYRWDQAGA
- a CDS encoding D-cysteine desulfhydrase; the encoded protein is MISEALSRFERLELVPHATPLQHLVRLSHHIGRDIYVKRDDLTLFALGGNKARKLEYLGADALTQQADTLITAGAIQSNHVRQTAALAAKLGLACVALLENPIDTQEQNYLHNGNRLLLDLFGTRVEIVDNLEEPDIMLMAKADRLRATGKHPYVIPIGGSNALGTLGYVKAGLEFAEQVNALGLDSGTVVLASGSGATHAGMALALAHVLPDWRVLGITVSRPADLQRPKILGLVQRTAELLGISVPDNLSIELWDEYYGPRYGEPNTGTLDAIRLLASSQGLLLDPVYTGKAFAGLLDGVQKGEFAEGKPIVFLHTGGAPALFAYQSLTP
- a CDS encoding MetQ/NlpA family ABC transporter substrate-binding protein translates to MKKTLLLAALASVLATQAFAAEKLTVAATPVPHAEILELIKPKLAEQGIDLQIKVFTDYVQPNLQVEQKQLDANYFQTKPYLDSFNESRGTHLVIVKGVHVEPFGGYSRKYKSLKELPDGATIAIPNEASNSGRALQLLQHAGLLTLKDPANIQATPKDLATNPHNFKFKQLEAAMLPRVLDQVDLALINTNYALEAKLNPNKDALVLENKDSPYVNYLVARPDNQNSESIKKLADALTSPDVKAFIEKKYSGAVVPAF